In Cyclobacteriaceae bacterium, the DNA window CCTGGAAAGGCAGGAAAGTCGGATTTGAAACATTGATTCCTACCCGGCTTACACATAAAGATATCGCATCACTGACCGGAACTTCCCGTCAGACTGTAACCACAATTCTAAATGAGCTGAAAGATCAAAACCTGATCAACTTTGACAGAAGAAGGATCTTAATACGCGACCTTGGATCTCTAAAATAGAGAGATCTTAATACATCTTCTCATAGTATTCCTCTGCCATGCGATTTGAATCAAACTCCGGAATAACTTCTTTCCAGCTTTGACGAAGAATCTTATACCATTTGTCAGGCTTATCGTAATACATTGGAATGATTTCATTTTCCAGAACATCATACATCCGCTCCGCCTCAATCACATCCTGTTGAATTTCCGGCAAGGCGCGATCGGCAGCATCAATAGAAAAGCAATTCTTTCCATGCTTGGCAAATTCCGGAACCCAACCATCAGGAATGGAAAAATTAATGCTTCCGTTCATAGCCGCTGTCATTCCTGAAGTGCCTGATGCTTCACGGTAAAGCTTCGGATTGTTCAACCATATATCAGAGCCTCTCTTTAATAATGCAGACAAGCCAAGTTCATACCCAGTTAATATTGTGCAGTTAGGAAGCGCCTTCGTTTTCCAGTAAATGTCATTGAATATTTCAATCGATCCCGTATCACCCGGATAAGGTTTTCCTGCCCAGATGATCTGAACCGGTTGAGATGTGTTATTAACTATCTTGAGAAAGCGATCCAGGTCTTTCATTAAAAGGTTAGCTCTTTTATACCCAGCAAACCTTCTTGCCCATACAATCGTCAGAACATTTTCATCAAATCTTTTTCCGGATTGATTAGCCACTACTTCAAACAAGCGACGCTTCATCTCCTTCTTACGCTTGGTTACTGCATCAATTGAATCTTTCTCTAATGCACCTTCAAGCTTCTTATCTTTCCAATAAGTATGATTCTGAGCATTCGTAACTGCTTTGATCTCGCAGATATTTGAAAAATCCTTCCACATATCGCGGGATACCTGTCCATGCAATTGCGATACACCATTGGCAACTTTCGCCATGCGAAGCGCCGCAAGTGTATAGTTAAGCACTTTACTCTCAGGCTCAATCAGTGTCATGTAATCCTCTTTCGAAACGCCATCAAAGAAACTCATGCCTTCCAAAACGGTAACCGCATGCTCTTCATTGCCGGCAACTTCGGGTGTGTGCGTCGTGAATACAACACGTTTCTTTACTTCGTTAATGTCTTTATACTTATTCCATAGATGAAAACATAATGGCAACGCATGTCCTTCATTCATGTGATAGATCTCTGTTTCACGACCCAGGATGTCCAGCAACTTTGCTCCACCGTATCCCAAAAGATTAGATTGAGCAATACGCGAACTTTCATGAGGATCGTACAATCGTTCTGTAATGGTTTGAGCAAGGTGATCGTTTTCAGGTAAATCTGTTGTTAATAAAAACAGCGGTGCAGTATTGAATACCTCGGGTTTGAGCAACATGGCTTTTACATGAACAACGTGCTCATGTATAGTGATCGGAAATACAATGCCGGTATCAACTAAGAAAGAATAGTTCTTTTCAATGAAGCTTGCCTTCATAGTACCATCGCGATTTCTTTCCTGATCGTAGTATCCATACTTCCACAGGATCCCGATGCCGATGAAATTTTGCTTCAGCTCAAATGCACTGCGCATGTGTGAGCCCGCAAGGAAGCCAAGTCCTCCACTATAGATTTTCAGTGACTGATCGATGGCAAACTCCATCGAGAAATAGGCAACCGGTTTTGAGAATTTTTTATCAAACGCGTAAGGAAACAGTTCACTAAGATTCATGGGGTATTTTAAAAGGCTGCCAAACTAGTAAAACCACAGTAAAGTAGGCGACTCAATTATTATACGAATTTAAAAAGTAGAAATGCAATCGTTTGAAATATGATGAATGGTATTTTTTTACAAGTATTTCATTGTGATTATGACCGTTTTTTTCAATGGCATCACCACTTTTGCTTTTTCAAAAGATGGTGGCCCGAACTTTCCCATCGCATCATTGGAAAATCCAAAACCCTCTTTCGGAATTCCAATAAGATTGGCATTAAGCTTTCCATCACCGTTTTCATCATGAAAAACAGAAACCGCATAGTCTCCGGCAGGAATATTTTTAAAGACAACTTTCATATTGCCCTCTGCCGCCTTTGGGGTATTTCCCTTCCATATCTCCTTTGTAAAAGTCTTTTCGCTGTTGAATAATCCTACCATCAATACACCTTTCGAATTTTTAACATTCTTAATCTCAACTTCCAAATCCTGCGCAAACATCAAATGTATATTTAGAAAGAGTCCAAAGAGTACAAGGATATGGTTCATTTGTTCCAATTTATGGTGTCTGGGAGGTTTTGATACAACAGGGTTAATACATTTATTATGCCATCCATGTCAAGTGATCAGTTAACAAGCCATTAACAAGTTTTTTGGCGCCTGATTGATTATTTTTAGTATCCTTTTTTAACTATTTAACATGGCTTCTTTAAATCTAAAAATCAACAACAAAGCTTACACAATTGATGCCGATCCCAAGATGCCTTTGCTCTGGGCGATCCGCGATGTTGTAGGACTTACCGGCACCAAGTACGGATGTGGCATTGCTCAATGTGGCGCCTGCACCGTTCATCTTGAGGGGAAACCAATTCGATCCTGTTCAATTCCCGTTTCTGTCGCAGCAAATAAAAACATTACAACTATTGAAGGCATATCGGAAGACAATTCACATCCGGTTCAGGTGGCCTGGATTCAGGAGCAGGTTCCTCAATGTGGTTATTGTCAAAGCGGTCAGATCATGGCTGCTTCTGCTTTGTTAAAAGGCAACGCCAATCCAACTGACAAAGACATTGATACAGCCATGCAAGGTCATATCTGCAGATGCGGAACATATCCGCGCATTCGTAAAGCCATTAAAACTGCTTCTGTTCTGATGTCACAAAAAGCCTCCGCTAAATAAAGAGATTCATTATGGAAACCATTAATAAAAATTTATCGCGCAGAAATTTCATCAAGCTCGGAGGTCTTTCTGGTGCGGCGTTGACGCTGGGACTTTATTTCCCTGCTTCAGGAAAAGATACTGTTGGAATTATTACCCCTGAATCTGAGGAAAATCTGGGAATCGATCTTAATGCATGGATAAGCATTGATACAACGGGTAAAGTTACAATCACCAACCATCGTGCGGAGATGGGACAAGGATCTTTTCAATCGGTACCACAGATCATTGCAGAAGAACTGGAAGTGGATCTGAACAAAGTTCATATCATTTTTGCCCAGGGTAATAACAAGAAATATGGAAGCCAGGTCACTGGAGGTAGCTCAACGATTCGTGGCAACTATCAAAAACTATTAAGGCTCAGTGCTACGGCACGTGAGATGCTGATCGAAGCTGCTTCCAAAAAGTGGGGTGTAGCAAAATCAGAATGTTATGCCGAGAACGGATTTGTCATTCATAAACCAAGCGGCAAAAAATTCGGATATGGCGAACTGGTAGAAGAAGCTTCAAAGCTTGAACCGCCAAAAGAGATAGCATTAAAGGATCCAAAGAATTATAAAATATTGAGGAAGTCCATGCCGCGTCAGGATACTCCTCTCAAAACCAATGGCACCGCCATTTTCGGACTGGATAAAAAACTACCGGGTATGCTGTATGCTATGGTAGAGCGTAATCCGCGCTTCGTTGGGAAGGTGAAAAGTTTTGACGATACGGAAACGAAAAAAGTCCCTGGTGTTAAACATGTTTTTAAAGTAACACGCGACACATTCGGAAATATGTTTGAAGGTGTGGCGGTAGTAGCGGATAATACATGGGCCGCGATGCAAGGACGTAAAGTGCTGAAGGTAGAATGGGATGATTCCGGATTCACCTATCACAGCACCGAGCAGCTTTACACAAAGATGAAAGAGCAGCTGAAGGGTGATGTCATCTCTTTCAAAACAAAGGGCAATTTCAATGCTGCTTTCACGAAAGCAGAAAAAAAACTGGAAGCTCTTTATGAAACACCGTACGAATCGCACAGCTGTATGGAGCCGCTGAATTGCATTGCTAATGTAACAGCAGATGCATGCGAAATATGGGGACCAATCCAGGCACCCGATTGGGTTCAGGGAAATCTGGCAGGTGCATTAAAATTACCGATGGATAAAGTTGTAGTTAATATGACTTTTCTTGGAGGTGGCTTTGGTCGCAAAGCTTTTACTGATTATCCATTTGAAGCAGCCATGATCTCAAAAGAGATCAAAGGACCAGTTCAGGTTATCTGGAGCCGTGAAGATGATACAACACTTGGACCTTTTCGTCCTGGAATGGTGTATCAATGCAAAGGAGCATTAAGCAAAGGTGGATCGATCGCAGCATTTGAGACGAAGATGGCCGGACAGAACATGAGTACACAAAATCCCAACGCTGATAAGTCCAATTACAACAACAGCACAACAGAAGGTTTGCTTGAGCCATACTTTGACTCAATTCCTCATTACAGTTTTGGAGATACTCCACTTGAATCGCCTATACCCGTTATGTGGTGGAGATCTGTTTACGCTTCAACAAATGCTTTTGCTTTGGAAAGTTTCCTGGATGAAATGGCATTGGCAGCCGGAAAAGATCCAATGGATTTCCGCAAGCAACATGCTGGCGAACCCCGTTATCAGGATCTGATCAAAAAGCTGGAAGAAGTAAGCGGTTGGAAAAAACGTGGAAAGAATGAAGGTTATGGAGTAGCCATCACGGAGTGTTTTACCAGCATTGTAGGTGAGGTCGTTAAAGTTTCGAAAAAGGCTGACGGCAAAGTAAAGATTGATAAAGTCTGGGCGGTGATGGATTGCGGCTGGTATGTCAATCCCGATATCATCCGCGCGCAGGTGGAAGGAAGCATCGTCATGGCATTAGGTGCTGCCGTAAAACACGCTACGCACTTCGTTGACGGAAAAGCTGTTGAGAAAAATTTCAACACTTATCAGATGCCCCGCATCACTGACATTCCCGAAATTGAAGTTCATATAATGGACAATGACGAGAAAGCAGGCGGTGTAGGTGAGCCAGGATTGCCACCTTTTACTCCCGCGCTCACAAATGCCATCTGTGACCTGACAGGAAAAAGAATCAGAGTGCTTCCTTTTAATCTGGAAGATATTTAAGTTTAGGAAGTCCAGTGTTGAAGTGCCACCTGAAGGTTAAGCACTTCAACACTAACTTATTCCCTTTCTCATGAAAAAGATCATCCCTGCAGTTCTTGTTGCCCTTGTTATTGGAAGTTTTTTCTCCTTTCAAAAACCATTTGACTTAAAGTCCAGCATTGCCAGAGGTAAGGAAGTTTATGGGAACAACTGCATTACCTGCCATATGGAGAAAGGTGAAGGAATGGAAGATGTCTTCCCTCCTCTTGCAAAATCTGATTACCTGATGGCCAATAAGAAAAGGTCGATTCAACAGATCATAAAAGGCGTATCAGGAGAGATTAAAGTAAATGGTAAAATCTATAATTCAGACATGATTGCAATTGATCTGACAGATCAACAGGTAAGCGATGTTTTAAACTACGTAAGAAATTCGTTTGGTAATAAGGGAGAAGCAGTCACAGTCGAACAGGTGAAAGCAGAACGCAAATAATCTAATCGCGATGGAGAAAATCAAATCGGCACTGCCTTTAATATTATTTGCTGCTTTGGCGGCCATTGCCATTTTTTTCGCCAATGATATCCTGAATTCAAAACCCTCTCATATGCAGGGGGTAATTGTCGAAAAATTATTCGTAGCCAAAAAGGGAACAAATGTTGCCGGGCCTTATGGCGGAACAATACGAACAAACTACTTCATCCAGACTCAAAAGGAAGAGCAGTGGATTGCCCGCGTTGTAATGGAGACTGGTGACACTCTGATCGTACATTGTTTGCCAAGTCACTACAGCACCAAGCAAATTGGCGATATCATGCATTTCAAAAGATATGAAGGAGAGCATCTTCATATTCAATTCTTTGCACACAACGAAGAGGAAGAATAACGACTTCGTTTCCGTATTTTAGATCCACTAACACTATGCTATGAAAATTCATGTAGGCTACGCCTTTGCTATCAGCTGCGCATTATTCAGCTGCACAAATTCCAAAACAGATCAGCCTGCCTCTAAAGTCTCTTTCACAGACACTTATCTTGCTCCCACCTTTACGGATACAGATCGAATCGAAAAAATGAAGGCAGCATTTCCCGCCATCGACAAGATCTTTCATGATTACTTTGAAAAGAATCATTTCCCGGGGATAGCCTTCGGCATTGTAGCAGATGGACAGTTAATTTATTCCAATGCATTCGGAGTTTCTGATGTCAAAATGATGACCCAGACCACTTCAAAAACAAACTTCAGGATTGCTTCCATGACGAAAAGCTTTACAGCTGTTGCCATTCTTCGTCTTCGAGATGAGGGAAAGCTGAGTCTGACGGATCCTGTTTCAAAATATATCCCCGAAGTAAGCAAGGTTAGTTACCTCACTCAGGATTCACAGCCCATGACAATTGAACATCTGTTGACGATGTCAGCAGGATTCCCGGAAGACAATCCTTGGGGAGATCGTCAACTGGCAGATAAAAACGAAGATCTGATTGCTTTGCTTAATGAAGGAATCTCTTTCTCCAATGCTCCGGGGCTTACATACGAATACAGCAATCTCGGATTCGGAA includes these proteins:
- the glgP gene encoding alpha-glucan family phosphorylase; translation: MNLSELFPYAFDKKFSKPVAYFSMEFAIDQSLKIYSGGLGFLAGSHMRSAFELKQNFIGIGILWKYGYYDQERNRDGTMKASFIEKNYSFLVDTGIVFPITIHEHVVHVKAMLLKPEVFNTAPLFLLTTDLPENDHLAQTITERLYDPHESSRIAQSNLLGYGGAKLLDILGRETEIYHMNEGHALPLCFHLWNKYKDINEVKKRVVFTTHTPEVAGNEEHAVTVLEGMSFFDGVSKEDYMTLIEPESKVLNYTLAALRMAKVANGVSQLHGQVSRDMWKDFSNICEIKAVTNAQNHTYWKDKKLEGALEKDSIDAVTKRKKEMKRRLFEVVANQSGKRFDENVLTIVWARRFAGYKRANLLMKDLDRFLKIVNNTSQPVQIIWAGKPYPGDTGSIEIFNDIYWKTKALPNCTILTGYELGLSALLKRGSDIWLNNPKLYREASGTSGMTAAMNGSINFSIPDGWVPEFAKHGKNCFSIDAADRALPEIQQDVIEAERMYDVLENEIIPMYYDKPDKWYKILRQSWKEVIPEFDSNRMAEEYYEKMY
- a CDS encoding DUF2141 domain-containing protein, with the protein product MNHILVLFGLFLNIHLMFAQDLEVEIKNVKNSKGVLMVGLFNSEKTFTKEIWKGNTPKAAEGNMKVVFKNIPAGDYAVSVFHDENGDGKLNANLIGIPKEGFGFSNDAMGKFGPPSFEKAKVVMPLKKTVIITMKYL
- a CDS encoding (2Fe-2S)-binding protein; the encoded protein is MASLNLKINNKAYTIDADPKMPLLWAIRDVVGLTGTKYGCGIAQCGACTVHLEGKPIRSCSIPVSVAANKNITTIEGISEDNSHPVQVAWIQEQVPQCGYCQSGQIMAASALLKGNANPTDKDIDTAMQGHICRCGTYPRIRKAIKTASVLMSQKASAK
- a CDS encoding xanthine dehydrogenase family protein molybdopterin-binding subunit, which encodes METINKNLSRRNFIKLGGLSGAALTLGLYFPASGKDTVGIITPESEENLGIDLNAWISIDTTGKVTITNHRAEMGQGSFQSVPQIIAEELEVDLNKVHIIFAQGNNKKYGSQVTGGSSTIRGNYQKLLRLSATAREMLIEAASKKWGVAKSECYAENGFVIHKPSGKKFGYGELVEEASKLEPPKEIALKDPKNYKILRKSMPRQDTPLKTNGTAIFGLDKKLPGMLYAMVERNPRFVGKVKSFDDTETKKVPGVKHVFKVTRDTFGNMFEGVAVVADNTWAAMQGRKVLKVEWDDSGFTYHSTEQLYTKMKEQLKGDVISFKTKGNFNAAFTKAEKKLEALYETPYESHSCMEPLNCIANVTADACEIWGPIQAPDWVQGNLAGALKLPMDKVVVNMTFLGGGFGRKAFTDYPFEAAMISKEIKGPVQVIWSREDDTTLGPFRPGMVYQCKGALSKGGSIAAFETKMAGQNMSTQNPNADKSNYNNSTTEGLLEPYFDSIPHYSFGDTPLESPIPVMWWRSVYASTNAFALESFLDEMALAAGKDPMDFRKQHAGEPRYQDLIKKLEEVSGWKKRGKNEGYGVAITECFTSIVGEVVKVSKKADGKVKIDKVWAVMDCGWYVNPDIIRAQVEGSIVMALGAAVKHATHFVDGKAVEKNFNTYQMPRITDIPEIEVHIMDNDEKAGGVGEPGLPPFTPALTNAICDLTGKRIRVLPFNLEDI
- a CDS encoding cytochrome c — translated: MKKIIPAVLVALVIGSFFSFQKPFDLKSSIARGKEVYGNNCITCHMEKGEGMEDVFPPLAKSDYLMANKKRSIQQIIKGVSGEIKVNGKIYNSDMIAIDLTDQQVSDVLNYVRNSFGNKGEAVTVEQVKAERK